Below is a window of Clavibacter michiganensis subsp. tessellarius DNA.
GTCATCCCCGCCGACGTCATCCTCGACGTGTTCTTCACGCTGCACGACCCGCGCCAGCTCAACCGGCAGGGCGCCGACGTCGGCACCCAGTACCGGTCGGCCATGTTCCCCGCGGACGCCGAGCAGGAGCAGCTGTTCCGCGACGCCATCTCCCGCGCCGGCGAGCTGTGGGACGGCACCGCCGTCACCACGATCGAGCCGGTCGGCACCTGGTACGACGCGGAGGACTACCACCAGGACTTCTTCGCGAAGAACCCGGGCCAGGGCTACTGCAACGCGGTCGCCGTGCCCAAGGTCAACAAGGTGCGCAAGTCGTTCGCGCAGTACGTGCGCGCGGCCTGACCCACCCTCCCCGACGCCCCGCGGCCTGTACGGCCGCGGGGCGTCGGCGTACCATCGGCACGTCCGGGCGACGGAGCCCGGCGAGGAGAGGCGACGACGATGTCGATGACCACGAACACGAGCACGACCGGCCTGCCGCGCACCGCGGGCAAGACCTGGGTGGCCTTCGGGGCCACGGGGGCGCTCGCCTCCATCCACTCGCACGACGACGGGTACGAGGTGCGGCCGCTGCACCGCGGCGTCGTCGCCGGCACGTACCCGTCGCTGGAGATCGCGAAGTCCGCGCTCCGGGCGGGGCAGGGCGGCGACGTGGAGTTCTCCGCGCACTGAGCCGCCCGCGGCTCCTCCCCAGCGGGGGCGGACGCGCGCATCCGCCGTCCCCGGGACCCGCTCTC
It encodes the following:
- the msrA gene encoding peptide-methionine (S)-S-oxide reductase MsrA; translated protein: MQTFILAGGCFWCLDAVYRTLDGVQDVISGYIGGHTAHPSYDAVCTGATGHAEAVKVVFDEEVIPADVILDVFFTLHDPRQLNRQGADVGTQYRSAMFPADAEQEQLFRDAISRAGELWDGTAVTTIEPVGTWYDAEDYHQDFFAKNPGQGYCNAVAVPKVNKVRKSFAQYVRAA